The genomic stretch GGCGATAACATTGTGTCCACCCGGGGCCTGACCGCCGGAGAGGATCACTCCCACGTTAATTGCCTTTTTGGCATCGGGGTTCGATCCTTCCACGAAACCTGCCACAGGCCTGCCGTAGGTATGGGGAAACAGCTGTTTTAGTTCATCCTGATCGGCAACTGACTGGGTAGGCTCGCCAAGGTTTACCTTGATTTTATCTACCTCTATTTTCAGGGTTTCCGGCAATTTTGGCTCGTATGTATAGCGGGCATCCTGCAGGGGGGAAATCTTCATAAAAAGCTCCTTGTATCGCATAAATATGGATCTAATGCACTGGCAGTATTACGTTTTTATATACGGTGGCGCCGGTCCTCGTCAACCGCGTGAATACGGGGACATAGATCATGATGTGATTGTTGCCGGTTCAGCCGGATTAACAATCTCGATTTCCGCTGCTTCCTGAATATTATATGATCCCAATCATTGATTTTGCTTATATCCTATAATAAAGTATACAACAGCTGTTCTAAAGTTGAGGCGAGTATGAAAGCAGTTGTATATGCTACAAAAGGAAATAAATCTGATCTTTTCAGCCCTGATAACATGATTATCGAGATTTGGCTGGAGACCCTTGGAATCTGTATTAATGAGCAGCACGGGATCTTTCGCGAGTCGACTCCCCGCAAGGCCTACAAGCACTTTGGAACCTTTAATCTCTCCGATGAGTATTGTGAAATCGCCAGGGAATACCTTGAGTCCAGGGATTTCTTTCAGGAGCAGAACGCCAAGGTTTTTACGGCCCTTAAGCAGAAACTAAAACAGTAGCTCGTCTCACAAAACCAGTTCAATGCTCCCCTGGGAACGGACCCTTATGGGTATCACACTTCCTTTGCCAAAGACCCGTTCCATCCGGTTCGAAAAAGGCATAAAATCCTCTTTGGATACCAGAGCCTGGATAGTTCCGGCGAAGCCTCCGCCGTGGACCCGAAATGCAGCATTATTACCCACCGCCAGCCTCGCGAGTTCCACTGCTAAAGGGATTCCCTGTTCCGAAGGATTTCCGCAGGAATAGCAATTCTGAAGCAGTTTCCAGGATGAGTCTCCTGAAGCGTTCATTATGGAGATATACGAGGATATATCCCCTTTTCTGATGGCTCGGGCCATTTCTATGACCCTCTGGTTCTCTGTAATAAAGTGAAGGGTCCTTAAGATGGCCCTGTCGCCGCAGGAGGAACGAAGGGAGGGGATTGCGGAAAGCAGTTCCTCCGTCTCTATTTCCGATGCGCTTTCCCTGGAAAGAGCCCCGGCCACGGAAAACATTTCCCGGGGGCAGGCGGCGTAATCCTCTGTCAAATCGGCATGACTTCCTCCGGTATCCACAACACAGAGGATATAATTATGGTCGTTGAAAGAGAAATCCATTTTGTCCACCCGTGGGTTGTCCGGGTCGGAAAAATCGATAGAGCTGATGCCACCGACGGCGCAGGCAGTCTGATCCATCAGGCCGCAGGGTTTGTTAAAATAGCGGTTTTCTGCGTATTTCCCGATCTTCGCAATCTCAACAGCGGGAACTGCATTTTCATTGTACAGTCCTGATAAAATCGTCCCCAAAAGGACCTCAATAGCGGCGGAAGAGCTCAAGCCGGATCCTGCGGGAATACGGCTATGGATCCTGCCTTTAAATCCGCCAAAGGTATAGCCCCGGCTGGAAAAACCCGCGGTAACACCCCGGATCAGGCTTGCGAAGCTTCCAGCCTCCTGGGGGATGGGCTCAAGGTCGGACAAATCCAGCTTAAAGCTCTTCCTGTAGCCGGCGGATTCCAGGATGACCTTGTTGTCTGAACGGGGGGTCACCGCCGCGAGGGCGTCAAGATGTACCGATCCGGCCAGGACTCGTCCGCGGTTGTGGTCCGTATGGTTTCCTGCAAGCTCCGTTCTGCCGGGGGTAGAGAAGATGCGCACATCTGCATCGTTGTCAAAGCATTCCATCAGATAGTGCATCCTCTTGTCTATTCCTGATGAATCGCCGTAGATCGCCTGTATACGGGAGTTCCATGCAGGAGAGTTCACCGCGGCCAGCCAGGTTTTCTTAGTCACGCTTTACCTCCAGGTAGTGCTTTTCCGGCAGTTCCCGGAGTATGGCTGCCGCCTGTTCCGGGGTAATGTCCCGCTGCGGGGTCGCGAGAAGCTCATACCCTACCATGAATTTTTTTATGCTTGCCGAGCGGAGAAGGGGCGGATAGTAATGAAGGTGCATCTGCCATCCCTGGTAAGCTTTTCCATCACAGGGAGCCCCGTGAATACCCATGGAGTAGGGAAAGCTGGTCCTGAACAGATTATCATACCGTATTGTCAGCTTACTGATGGCATCGGCAAGATTGTCCCTTTCGTTACCCTCCAGTTCATCTATGGTTCCGACACGGCGGCGGGGCAGGATCATCGTCTCATAGGGCCACAGCGCCCAGAAAGGTACCAGAACGACAAAGTCCTTGTTGGTATAGATTATCCTCTCCTTGTTTTTCAGTTCTGCATCAAGATAATCCAGGAGCAGCAGGCTTTTATTTGTATCGAAATAGGCCTTCTGCCGTTGGGTCTCTTTTGCCGGGAGCTCTGGAATGTTTTCATTGCTCCATATCTGTCCATGGGGATGAGGATTTGAGCAGCCCATAACCTCGCCGCGGTTCTCAAATATCTGCACATAGGATATAAAATCAACCATACTCAGTTCGCGGTACTCGGCTATCCATAAGTCAACTATTCTTCTGATCTCAGAAGAACTCATGCGTGCGACTGTCAGATCATGTCGGGGAGAAAAACAGATTACCTTGCAGATGCCCCGTTCCGGAACCGCGTAAAACAGGCCGTGGTCAACAGGTTTTTCGTCACCCTGCTCCGGCAAAAGGGCGGAGAAATCGTTGATAAAACTGTAGGTCTCCCGGTATTCAGGATTCCTTGCTCCCCCGGCCCGGCTGTTTCCCGGGCAGAGGTAACAGTTCGGGTCATGGGAGAGCAGTGTCTCCGGGACTTCTGATTCTTCCTGTCCCTGCCATGGACGCTGGGTGCGCTGGGGCGAGACTACCAGCCATTCTCCTGAAAGGGGATTAAAACGGCGATGAGGGTTTTTCTGGATTGAGTTCATACATGCTCCTGCAGCTGTCTTGACTCTTGTCTGTTCTGTTCCGTATACTCATACATGGGATGTACACGTGTACATGTATGGTACACCCATTTTTTTTCTCCGTCAAGGAGCAGGGGTATGGCAAACAGAGATGATGTTGCCCGGCGTGCGGGAGTCAGCGGAGCGACGGTCTCCCGCGTGTTCAATCATCCTGACCGGGTGGAGCCCGAAACGGTACGTCTGATACGCAGCGTGGCAGCGGAACTTGGATACCGGCCTGACAAAAACGCCGGAGCCCTCCGGCGCCGGGGGACAGGGGTCCTTGTTTTTCTTGAATACCGTGGCGGGGGAACCTATTTCTGGCCGGATGTGCGCTTTT from Marispirochaeta sp. encodes the following:
- a CDS encoding galactokinase family protein; translated protein: MTKKTWLAAVNSPAWNSRIQAIYGDSSGIDKRMHYLMECFDNDADVRIFSTPGRTELAGNHTDHNRGRVLAGSVHLDALAAVTPRSDNKVILESAGYRKSFKLDLSDLEPIPQEAGSFASLIRGVTAGFSSRGYTFGGFKGRIHSRIPAGSGLSSSAAIEVLLGTILSGLYNENAVPAVEIAKIGKYAENRYFNKPCGLMDQTACAVGGISSIDFSDPDNPRVDKMDFSFNDHNYILCVVDTGGSHADLTEDYAACPREMFSVAGALSRESASEIETEELLSAIPSLRSSCGDRAILRTLHFITENQRVIEMARAIRKGDISSYISIMNASGDSSWKLLQNCYSCGNPSEQGIPLAVELARLAVGNNAAFRVHGGGFAGTIQALVSKEDFMPFSNRMERVFGKGSVIPIRVRSQGSIELVL
- a CDS encoding UDP-glucose--hexose-1-phosphate uridylyltransferase, with amino-acid sequence MNSIQKNPHRRFNPLSGEWLVVSPQRTQRPWQGQEESEVPETLLSHDPNCYLCPGNSRAGGARNPEYRETYSFINDFSALLPEQGDEKPVDHGLFYAVPERGICKVICFSPRHDLTVARMSSSEIRRIVDLWIAEYRELSMVDFISYVQIFENRGEVMGCSNPHPHGQIWSNENIPELPAKETQRQKAYFDTNKSLLLLDYLDAELKNKERIIYTNKDFVVLVPFWALWPYETMILPRRRVGTIDELEGNERDNLADAISKLTIRYDNLFRTSFPYSMGIHGAPCDGKAYQGWQMHLHYYPPLLRSASIKKFMVGYELLATPQRDITPEQAAAILRELPEKHYLEVKRD